Genomic DNA from Candidatus Paceibacterota bacterium:
AAGATCTTATCATCCACTTTTGGGTCTTCCTTAAGATCAATAACCTGATTAAAAGCTAGAGTTCCTTTGGATTCAATATTAACTTTTTTGACCAACACGTTTTGAGAAGTCTCAATATTATGAATGCCAGATATAGAGATTGGCATAATCACAACAGGCAAAAGCACTAAAGACTGTGCAAAACGTATTAGATTGTTTTTTTTCATATTATAGCGGTATTTGCTCCGCCAACACCTCTACTGTCTACTTCAGCCAAACTTTGACTTACGCGTTTATAATATCATTAGTCTTAGTAAAAGTCAATAGTTATGCAACATTTTTGTCATATGTCAAATCAAAAATACCTTGTAAAATAAGGATATAATGGAATATACCTATTGACAAAAAGGACTAAAAATAGGATAATTAAGGACTTGTGGACAACTTTTTTGCCCCGACCTTAAAGTCGGGGTCCCGATACAAGGTCGGGAAATACTTTCTCAGCAACTTTATACGCTTCTCCTGCTCCCATTGTCACAAATACGTCATTTTCACCTAATTTCATCCTACTTACCCTCTCTTCTGCTTCAGTAAAACTGCTAAAAGCGGTTACTTCTCCGCGGTGCGTACGCATTGCTATGGCTAATTTCTCACTAGAAACCTCTTGATCAGGATTTTCACGGGCAAAATAGATTGGTAAAAGCAAAACGTTGTCAGCATCATCAAAACAAGTCACAAATTCATCAAAAAGGGCTTTGGTTCGGCTATAAAGATGCGGTTGAAAGAGAACTGTGATTCTTTTCCCTGCCTGTCCGGTAGGCAGGTGCCCTTTTGGATACAGCTCTCGCAAAGCTTCTAGACTTGCCTTTACTTCCGTAGGATGATGGGCGTAATCGTCATAAATGATTGTTCCTTCTTTTGTTACACCCTTTTTCTCTAACCGTCGCCACGTGCCTGTAAATTCTGAAAGAGACTTTTGTGCTATTTCTTCTTTGATGCCCAAAAGGTCGGCTACCGCCAGGGCTGCTGCCGCATCCATTCTGTTGTGCTGTCCTGGAACTAAAAGCTTCGGAACTTTGTCTAAATATTTACTATAATCTGAAATCACTTTCTCACTCTGTTTTTCAAGTTGTTTAAAGGCGCTTTTAATGTCTTCTAGATCTTTATAATAATCCAAATGATCTGCTTCAATATTCGTAATCACTAAAATTTTTGGTTTAATGTTTAAAAAAGCTCTTTTATATTCACAAGCTTCCACCACAAAATACTTACTTCTTCCAATGATTAAATTTGATTTACTTTCTTTTAGTAAAGACCCGACAATTACCGAAGGGTCCAATTTTGCGTCCAGTAATATTTTGCCAATCATTGCTGTAGTGGTGGTCTTGCCATGAGTACCAGAAACTGCAATGGTGTACTTATTAGAAGTCACGATACCTAATGCCTCTGGATAACTTAATTTTTTAACTCCAGAATTATTTAATTCAGTAAAAAACTTCGGGTCATATTGAGCAACTGAAAGCGAAAATATAACCAATTCAACATCTTTTGGAATCAATTCCATCGCTTGACCCAAAGTTATTTTAGCTCCGAGCCTTTGGAGCTCGTCAGTTATTCCACTCATTGAGATGTCTGACCCAAAGACATCTTTCCCTTCCAAAAGCATCATTCGTGCAATAGCCGATATGCCGATCCCCCCGATTCCCACAAAAAATACTTTTTTAATTTTTGATAAATCAAATTTTTCCATATTTTTTCACTAAATTTTTAAACAAATCCCCTTTTTCTTCAAAATTTTTCCAAAGAGAATAAGAGGGTGACGCGGTAGATAAAAGACAAACCTTTCCTTTGGGTGTATTTTTAAAAGCAAACTTAACTGCTTCCTCCATACTTCGTGTTTCTAAAATTTTGAAACCTTTTTTTGACCTCAAAATTCTTTTACCAGTATCAGGAAATAATACTATGTTTTTTATATAACTCTTTCTCAAAACTTTTTCCAATTCATTAAAATGATAGCCGCGGTCCTCTCCTCCGAGAAAAATCGTAGTAGTATTTGGAAGAGCTTGAATAGCTGCAATGGTGGACTCCGGAGTAGTAGAGATAGCATCATCGTAAAATTTTATCCCCTTAAATTCTCCTACGTATTCAAGACGATGCGATAAACCCTTAAAATTAGCAACTGTTTTTTTTATTACACTATCAGAAATATTAAACAACTTAGCGACTTTTACCGATACTTTTATATTTTCTAAATTATGTTTTCCGAGAAGAGATATTTCAGACTTTTTGAATATAATTTTAGAAGTAAAAGGCGGACAGAGAGCAATGTCTCCAGGCTTTTGGAATTTAAAAATATTATTTTTAGCTTGATAGTAATTTTCCACTCCTCTGTGGTAATTCATATGTTCTGGAAATAAATTTAAGAGCACGGCTACATTCGGTGAAT
This window encodes:
- a CDS encoding cyanophycin synthetase codes for the protein MEKFDLSKIKKVFFVGIGGIGISAIARMMLLEGKDVFGSDISMSGITDELQRLGAKITLGQAMELIPKDVELVIFSLSVAQYDPKFFTELNNSGVKKLSYPEALGIVTSNKYTIAVSGTHGKTTTTAMIGKILLDAKLDPSVIVGSLLKESKSNLIIGRSKYFVVEACEYKRAFLNIKPKILVITNIEADHLDYYKDLEDIKSAFKQLEKQSEKVISDYSKYLDKVPKLLVPGQHNRMDAAAALAVADLLGIKEEIAQKSLSEFTGTWRRLEKKGVTKEGTIIYDDYAHHPTEVKASLEALRELYPKGHLPTGQAGKRITVLFQPHLYSRTKALFDEFVTCFDDADNVLLLPIYFARENPDQEVSSEKLAIAMRTHRGEVTAFSSFTEAEERVSRMKLGENDVFVTMGAGEAYKVAEKVFPDLVSGPRL